The Cervus elaphus chromosome 22, mCerEla1.1, whole genome shotgun sequence genome has a window encoding:
- the LOC122680075 gene encoding apolipoprotein L3-like isoform X2, with the protein MSSENLGDRLDIEIFFEEVTECLWDILSREELLLLLTEFLRKIEAKAGLSREDMNALHEYLNELKGDLAGKDQETLPKEQLDRRRFLRKFPRVTQQLVELISKLQELADNVDKVHRDCTISNVVTHSTGALSGALTILGLALAPVTAGASMALSATGIGLGATTAVTAVSTSIVEHVNRSSAEKKASQLMSIAVKKWKVLLEVLKSNPHVVVTTEKLAKAEKHLERNIHAMETGEANPDSAANANILVSPGRISAPAIQQVEVAFKGTASAVTKGARIVGAATAGVFLLVDVGFLVKESMHLHNGAKTASAENLRQQARELERKLEELTQIYKHLQEDPTPPPPEH; encoded by the exons ATGAGCTCAGAAAACCTCGGAGACCGCCTAG ATATTGAGATCTTCTTTGAGGAAGTCACTGAGTGTCTCTGGGACATACTGAGCAGGGAGGAACTGCTTCTCTTGCTGACTGAATTCCTGAGGAAAATTGAGGCGAAGGCTGGTTTGTCCAG GGAAGACATGAATGCACTACATGAATATCTGAATGAATTGAAAGGAGACTTGGCTGGGAAGGACCAAGAAACGCTCCCAAAAGAGCAGCTGGACAGGAGGAGGTTTCTGAGAAAGTTTCCTCGGGTGACTCAGCAGCTGGTGGAGCTcataagcaagctccaggagcttgcAGACAATGTAGACAAAGTCCACAGGGACTGTACCATCTCCAATGTGGTGACCCACAGCACCGGCGCTTTATCTGGCGCCCTGACCATCCTTGGCCTGGCTCTGGCACCCGTGACAGCCGGGGCCAGTATGGCGCTCTCAGCCACTGGGATAGGGCTGGGAGCAACAACTGCTGTGACTGCTGTGTCCACCAGCATCGTGGAACATGTAAATAGGTCATCAGCAGAAAAGAAAGCCAGTCAATTGATGTCAATTGCTGTCAAGAAATGGAAGGTGCTCCTAGAGGTACTCAAGAGCAACCCCCACGTTGTTGTCACAACAGAGAAATTGGCAAAAGCCGAGAAACACCTGGAAAGAAATATCCATGCCATGGAGACAGGCGAAGCCAACCCTGACTCTGCAGCTAATGCAAACATCCTCGTGAGCCCTGGGAGAATCTCAGCCCCAGCCATCCAGCAGGTAGAGGTAGCTTTCAAAGGCACAGCTTCGGCAGTTACCAAAGGAGCCCGAATCGTGGGTGCGGCCACTGCAGGTGTCTTCCTCCTGGTGGATGTGGGCTTCTTGGTGAAGGAGTCAATGCACCTGCACAATGGCGCAAAGACAGCATCAGCTGAAAACCTGCGGCAGCAGGCCAGGGAGCTGGAGAGGAAGCTGGAGGAGCTTACCCAGATCTATAAGCATCTGCAAGAGGACCCAACTCCACCACCCCCAGAGCACTGA
- the LOC122680075 gene encoding apolipoprotein L3-like isoform X1: protein MTSMRDTQKAVTSAELRTTGSCSRSARGRLLDIEIFFEEVTECLWDILSREELLLLLTEFLRKIEAKAGLSREDMNALHEYLNELKGDLAGKDQETLPKEQLDRRRFLRKFPRVTQQLVELISKLQELADNVDKVHRDCTISNVVTHSTGALSGALTILGLALAPVTAGASMALSATGIGLGATTAVTAVSTSIVEHVNRSSAEKKASQLMSIAVKKWKVLLEVLKSNPHVVVTTEKLAKAEKHLERNIHAMETGEANPDSAANANILVSPGRISAPAIQQVEVAFKGTASAVTKGARIVGAATAGVFLLVDVGFLVKESMHLHNGAKTASAENLRQQARELERKLEELTQIYKHLQEDPTPPPPEH, encoded by the exons atgaccAGTATGCG AGACACACAGAAGGCAGTTACATCTGCAGAGCTGAGAACAACTGGATCTTGTTCACGCTCAGCCAGAGGAAGACTCCTAG ATATTGAGATCTTCTTTGAGGAAGTCACTGAGTGTCTCTGGGACATACTGAGCAGGGAGGAACTGCTTCTCTTGCTGACTGAATTCCTGAGGAAAATTGAGGCGAAGGCTGGTTTGTCCAG GGAAGACATGAATGCACTACATGAATATCTGAATGAATTGAAAGGAGACTTGGCTGGGAAGGACCAAGAAACGCTCCCAAAAGAGCAGCTGGACAGGAGGAGGTTTCTGAGAAAGTTTCCTCGGGTGACTCAGCAGCTGGTGGAGCTcataagcaagctccaggagcttgcAGACAATGTAGACAAAGTCCACAGGGACTGTACCATCTCCAATGTGGTGACCCACAGCACCGGCGCTTTATCTGGCGCCCTGACCATCCTTGGCCTGGCTCTGGCACCCGTGACAGCCGGGGCCAGTATGGCGCTCTCAGCCACTGGGATAGGGCTGGGAGCAACAACTGCTGTGACTGCTGTGTCCACCAGCATCGTGGAACATGTAAATAGGTCATCAGCAGAAAAGAAAGCCAGTCAATTGATGTCAATTGCTGTCAAGAAATGGAAGGTGCTCCTAGAGGTACTCAAGAGCAACCCCCACGTTGTTGTCACAACAGAGAAATTGGCAAAAGCCGAGAAACACCTGGAAAGAAATATCCATGCCATGGAGACAGGCGAAGCCAACCCTGACTCTGCAGCTAATGCAAACATCCTCGTGAGCCCTGGGAGAATCTCAGCCCCAGCCATCCAGCAGGTAGAGGTAGCTTTCAAAGGCACAGCTTCGGCAGTTACCAAAGGAGCCCGAATCGTGGGTGCGGCCACTGCAGGTGTCTTCCTCCTGGTGGATGTGGGCTTCTTGGTGAAGGAGTCAATGCACCTGCACAATGGCGCAAAGACAGCATCAGCTGAAAACCTGCGGCAGCAGGCCAGGGAGCTGGAGAGGAAGCTGGAGGAGCTTACCCAGATCTATAAGCATCTGCAAGAGGACCCAACTCCACCACCCCCAGAGCACTGA